Proteins encoded within one genomic window of Hermetia illucens chromosome 2, iHerIll2.2.curated.20191125, whole genome shotgun sequence:
- the LOC119647613 gene encoding peptide methionine sulfoxide reductase isoform X2 codes for MWSVQYYIFLASFVTFALGSHWGYSADFYNKLCPSLVRSEQLECGVYPTHHVETEYEKATFGMGCFWGAECLFGATLGVLNTRVGYSGGTTPNPKGDHTEVVELHYDPKVVKFEDLLELFWNNHEYGLTTKIKKQYASLILYHTDKQREIAEKSLKQEQERRNPEVITTLIVPASEFYPAEDYHQKYRLQSHKDLAESLGMTPELLQTSYVAAKLNGYLVGVGGVEQFQKEADNFGLTPSQKEYVRHHVEENEGGGLFC; via the exons ATGTGGAGTGTTCAGTATTATATTTTCTTAGCCTCTTTCGTGACATTCGCGTTAGGCAGCCACTGGGGATATTCAGCTGATTTTTATAATAAACTTTGTCCG AGTCTCGTCAGAAGTGAACAGCTAGAATGTGGGGTGTATCCCACGCACCACGTAGAAACTGAATATGAAAAGGCAACTTTTGGAATGGGCTGCTTCTGGGGAGCAGAGTGTCTATTCGGCGCTACTCTGGGTGTTTTGAACACAAGAGTTGGATATTCTGGAGGAACCACCCCTAATCCAAA GGGCGATCATACTGAAGTCGTCGAGCTTCACTACGACCCCAAAGTCGTAAAGTTCGAGGACCTCCTTGAGCTCTTCTGGAACAACCACGAGTATGGACTAACAACAAAAATCAAGAAGCAATATGCTTCCTTGATCCTCTACCATACCGACAAGCAACGTGAAATCGCTGAAAAGTCATTGAAACAGGAACAAGAGCGTCGAAACCCTGAGGTCATTACAACATTGATAGTTCCTGCCAGTGAATTCTATCCCGCTGAAGA TTATCACCAGAAATATCGCCTGCAATCCCATAAAGATTTAGCTGAATCACTTGGTATGACACCAGAACTGCTACAAACATCCTACGTTGCGGCGAAGTTGAATGGCTACTTAGTAGGCGTCGGGGGTGTAGAACAGTTCCAAAAAGAGGCTGACAATTTTGGACTGACACCTTCACAAAAGGAATATGTAAGACATCACGTTGAGGAGAACGAAGGTGGCGGTTTGTTCTGCTGA
- the LOC119647613 gene encoding peptide methionine sulfoxide reductase isoform X1, producing MWSVQYYIFLASFVTFALGSHWGYSADFYNKLCPSLVRSEQLECGVYPTHHVETEYEKATFGMGCFWGAECLFGATLGVLNTRVGYSGGTTPNPKYRSLGDHTEVVELHYDPKVVKFEDLLELFWNNHEYGLTTKIKKQYASLILYHTDKQREIAEKSLKQEQERRNPEVITTLIVPASEFYPAEDYHQKYRLQSHKDLAESLGMTPELLQTSYVAAKLNGYLVGVGGVEQFQKEADNFGLTPSQKEYVRHHVEENEGGGLFC from the exons ATGTGGAGTGTTCAGTATTATATTTTCTTAGCCTCTTTCGTGACATTCGCGTTAGGCAGCCACTGGGGATATTCAGCTGATTTTTATAATAAACTTTGTCCG AGTCTCGTCAGAAGTGAACAGCTAGAATGTGGGGTGTATCCCACGCACCACGTAGAAACTGAATATGAAAAGGCAACTTTTGGAATGGGCTGCTTCTGGGGAGCAGAGTGTCTATTCGGCGCTACTCTGGGTGTTTTGAACACAAGAGTTGGATATTCTGGAGGAACCACCCCTAATCCAAAGTATAGAAGTTT GGGCGATCATACTGAAGTCGTCGAGCTTCACTACGACCCCAAAGTCGTAAAGTTCGAGGACCTCCTTGAGCTCTTCTGGAACAACCACGAGTATGGACTAACAACAAAAATCAAGAAGCAATATGCTTCCTTGATCCTCTACCATACCGACAAGCAACGTGAAATCGCTGAAAAGTCATTGAAACAGGAACAAGAGCGTCGAAACCCTGAGGTCATTACAACATTGATAGTTCCTGCCAGTGAATTCTATCCCGCTGAAGA TTATCACCAGAAATATCGCCTGCAATCCCATAAAGATTTAGCTGAATCACTTGGTATGACACCAGAACTGCTACAAACATCCTACGTTGCGGCGAAGTTGAATGGCTACTTAGTAGGCGTCGGGGGTGTAGAACAGTTCCAAAAAGAGGCTGACAATTTTGGACTGACACCTTCACAAAAGGAATATGTAAGACATCACGTTGAGGAGAACGAAGGTGGCGGTTTGTTCTGCTGA
- the LOC119647613 gene encoding peptide methionine sulfoxide reductase isoform X3, whose protein sequence is MLKTISLGKSDVHANIKDKSLVRSEQLECGVYPTHHVETEYEKATFGMGCFWGAECLFGATLGVLNTRVGYSGGTTPNPKYRSLGDHTEVVELHYDPKVVKFEDLLELFWNNHEYGLTTKIKKQYASLILYHTDKQREIAEKSLKQEQERRNPEVITTLIVPASEFYPAEDYHQKYRLQSHKDLAESLGMTPELLQTSYVAAKLNGYLVGVGGVEQFQKEADNFGLTPSQKEYVRHHVEENEGGGLFC, encoded by the exons ATGTTGAAGACAATTTCTTTGGGAAAGTCAGATGTGCACGCCAACATCAAGGACAAG AGTCTCGTCAGAAGTGAACAGCTAGAATGTGGGGTGTATCCCACGCACCACGTAGAAACTGAATATGAAAAGGCAACTTTTGGAATGGGCTGCTTCTGGGGAGCAGAGTGTCTATTCGGCGCTACTCTGGGTGTTTTGAACACAAGAGTTGGATATTCTGGAGGAACCACCCCTAATCCAAAGTATAGAAGTTT GGGCGATCATACTGAAGTCGTCGAGCTTCACTACGACCCCAAAGTCGTAAAGTTCGAGGACCTCCTTGAGCTCTTCTGGAACAACCACGAGTATGGACTAACAACAAAAATCAAGAAGCAATATGCTTCCTTGATCCTCTACCATACCGACAAGCAACGTGAAATCGCTGAAAAGTCATTGAAACAGGAACAAGAGCGTCGAAACCCTGAGGTCATTACAACATTGATAGTTCCTGCCAGTGAATTCTATCCCGCTGAAGA TTATCACCAGAAATATCGCCTGCAATCCCATAAAGATTTAGCTGAATCACTTGGTATGACACCAGAACTGCTACAAACATCCTACGTTGCGGCGAAGTTGAATGGCTACTTAGTAGGCGTCGGGGGTGTAGAACAGTTCCAAAAAGAGGCTGACAATTTTGGACTGACACCTTCACAAAAGGAATATGTAAGACATCACGTTGAGGAGAACGAAGGTGGCGGTTTGTTCTGCTGA